In the genome of Pelagibacterium nitratireducens, one region contains:
- a CDS encoding NAD(P)H-quinone oxidoreductase, with protein MTIQDQMQAIEISEPGGPEVLKPISVPTPSPAPGEVLIAVAAAGVNGPDISQRQGAYPPPADSSPLPGLEVSGVVAALGEGETRFALGDEVVALCNGGGYAAYVAVPAGQVLPKPENWSHVEAATLPETFFTLQQTLVERAGLASGQTVLIHGGSGGIGASAIQLCRLFGATAIATTSSAQKASYAQSMGAAHTIDYTSEDFIERTKTLTEGRGADIVIDIIGGAYANRNLKACAYGGHVIQLAIRGGAKAEVNLGLVLMNALTLSGSTLRPQPAATKARFAQGLKTRIWPAIQAGKIVPPRITSFPLKNAADAHRAMEAPDHYGKIVLTVGKDS; from the coding sequence ATGACTATTCAAGATCAGATGCAAGCCATCGAAATCTCCGAGCCAGGTGGCCCCGAGGTTCTCAAGCCGATAAGTGTTCCCACACCCTCGCCCGCACCGGGCGAAGTGCTCATTGCCGTCGCGGCGGCCGGGGTCAACGGACCCGACATCTCCCAAAGACAGGGCGCTTATCCGCCGCCCGCCGATTCCTCCCCGCTCCCCGGCCTCGAAGTCTCCGGTGTCGTGGCGGCTCTCGGAGAAGGCGAAACCCGGTTTGCCCTCGGCGATGAGGTTGTGGCGCTCTGCAACGGTGGTGGTTATGCGGCCTATGTGGCCGTGCCCGCCGGTCAGGTTCTGCCCAAGCCCGAAAACTGGTCCCATGTCGAAGCGGCAACGCTGCCGGAAACCTTTTTTACCCTCCAGCAAACGCTTGTCGAACGGGCGGGGCTGGCAAGCGGTCAGACCGTTCTGATTCATGGGGGATCAGGCGGGATCGGCGCCAGCGCCATCCAGCTTTGCCGCCTCTTTGGTGCGACAGCCATCGCAACGACCTCCAGCGCTCAAAAGGCCAGCTATGCCCAAAGCATGGGCGCCGCCCATACGATCGATTACACCAGCGAGGACTTCATCGAGCGCACCAAAACCCTCACCGAGGGCCGGGGTGCCGACATCGTCATCGACATTATCGGCGGCGCGTACGCCAATCGCAACCTCAAGGCCTGCGCCTATGGCGGCCATGTCATTCAGCTGGCAATCCGGGGCGGCGCCAAAGCCGAGGTCAATCTGGGCCTGGTTCTGATGAATGCGCTGACCCTTTCGGGATCGACCCTGCGCCCACAACCTGCAGCGACCAAGGCCCGGTTTGCCCAGGGCCTCAAGACCAGGATTTGGCCCGCCATCCAGGCGGGAAAAATCGTGCCGCCGCGCATCACGTCCTTCCCCCTTAAAAACGCCGCCGATGCCCACCGCGCCATGGAAGCCCCCGACCATTACGGCAAGATTGTCCTGACGGTCGGCAAGGACTCATGA
- a CDS encoding DUF1192 domain-containing protein produces MEDDAPRRMPVHAVGMPLDTLSVDELEDRIEILKAEIVRLETAIQGKTASRDAADAVFKF; encoded by the coding sequence ATGGAAGACGATGCCCCACGCCGCATGCCGGTCCACGCGGTTGGCATGCCTCTCGACACACTGTCGGTCGACGAACTTGAGGATCGGATCGAAATTTTGAAGGCCGAAATTGTCCGTCTTGAAACGGCCATCCAGGGCAAGACGGCAAGCCGCGATGCGGCCGATGCGGTGTTCAAATTCTAG
- a CDS encoding DUF1465 family protein, with protein sequence MKSPSDAVALTPRLLTSGGFDLLYREGMTLIEEVAAYLDGEGRGESKGLSRDAAFLYATESMRLTTRLMQLASWLLLQRAVNEGEISPEQARSEKSKVKFSALPSDRGGPGWDDIPETMKAYIAKGDRLFERVVKFDRIERGEDLPPEPEGENALSAQMDRLKAAFGGR encoded by the coding sequence ATGAAGTCCCCCAGCGATGCCGTCGCATTGACACCCAGGCTGCTGACATCGGGCGGGTTCGATCTGCTCTATCGCGAGGGCATGACCCTGATCGAGGAGGTCGCTGCCTATCTCGACGGCGAGGGGCGCGGCGAGAGCAAAGGGCTCAGCCGGGATGCCGCTTTCCTCTATGCCACCGAGAGCATGCGGCTGACCACGCGGCTGATGCAGCTTGCCTCATGGTTGTTGCTGCAGCGCGCCGTCAACGAGGGCGAGATATCGCCTGAACAGGCCCGCAGCGAAAAATCCAAGGTCAAGTTCTCGGCGCTGCCCTCCGATCGCGGTGGTCCGGGCTGGGATGACATTCCCGAAACCATGAAAGCCTATATCGCCAAGGGCGATCGGCTGTTCGAGCGCGTCGTCAAGTTCGATCGTATCGAGCGTGGAGAGGATTTGCCCCCCGAGCCGGAAGGCGAAAATGCCTTGTCGGCCCAGATGGACCGACTCAAGGCGGCTTTCGGCGGTCGCTAA
- the rpmE gene encoding 50S ribosomal protein L31: MKKDIHPDYHFITVAMTDGTEYQTRSTYGKEGDKLTLDIDPTTHPAWTGGQGKLVDRGGRVSRFKEKFKGILGS; the protein is encoded by the coding sequence ATGAAAAAAGACATCCACCCCGACTACCACTTCATCACCGTAGCGATGACCGACGGGACCGAATACCAGACCCGTTCAACCTACGGCAAGGAAGGCGACAAGCTGACCCTCGACATCGACCCCACGACTCACCCGGCCTGGACCGGCGGTCAGGGCAAGCTCGTCGACCGTGGCGGCCGCGTGTCGCGCTTCAAGGAAAAGTTCAAGGGCATCCTGGGTTCGTAA
- a CDS encoding ABC transporter transmembrane domain-containing protein, whose amino-acid sequence MSETAANPTPNDAESEVPRLKAGAQASSLKPLSRLMPYLGRYPLRLVLTLAFLLIAAIASLSIPYFAGSFIDEGFVTENFEIVSSYAWLIIVIGAVMAISAGARFYLISVIGERVIADLRQDVFNHLLTLDATFFDVNRVGELTSRLNADVAVIRSAVGSSASLALRSLILMIGALLMMFLTNFQLALGVIVVIPIIVFPLVAMGRRMKNVSRVTQDTLADLSAMVTETLSSVKTVKSFVQEESQQQLFQGYAETTYRAELKRLLTRSLLIGIVMFVTMSALVVLVWLGSQAVFAGMISVGEVVQFAIYAVIATSALTNMSDLFGTLQQVSGATERLIELLDTRSSLPIRPDPVAMPVPPLGKVAFEGVDFSYMTRDDAPILSQLSFAVEPGETVALVGASGAGKSTVFALLQRFYDVNSGAIIVDGVDVRDADPADLRQRFASVDQEPVIFAGSITDNIRFAKPDATMAEIRTAADAALVTGFVEDLPKGFDTLVGERGVMLSGGQKQRVAIARALLKDAPILLLDEATSALDAQSEHLVQQALERLMEGRTTLVIAHRLATIRNADRILVLEKGQLIDEGTHGQLVKKGGRYAELAKLQFRLNEEALAAG is encoded by the coding sequence ATGTCGGAAACCGCTGCCAATCCCACCCCAAACGATGCCGAAAGCGAAGTGCCGCGTCTCAAGGCCGGCGCCCAGGCGTCCTCGCTCAAGCCGTTGAGTCGGCTTATGCCGTATCTGGGGCGCTATCCCTTACGGCTGGTGCTGACGCTGGCCTTTCTTTTGATCGCGGCGATTGCTTCTCTGTCGATTCCCTATTTCGCCGGCAGTTTCATCGACGAAGGGTTCGTTACTGAAAATTTCGAGATCGTTTCCTCCTATGCGTGGCTGATTATCGTCATCGGCGCGGTCATGGCGATTTCGGCGGGGGCGCGATTTTATCTGATCTCGGTGATCGGCGAACGGGTGATCGCCGATCTGCGCCAGGACGTTTTCAACCATTTGCTGACCCTTGATGCGACGTTTTTCGACGTCAACCGGGTGGGCGAGTTGACCTCGCGTCTCAACGCCGACGTTGCTGTGATCCGCAGCGCAGTGGGATCGTCCGCGTCGCTGGCGCTGCGCTCGCTGATCCTGATGATCGGTGCGCTGTTGATGATGTTTCTGACCAATTTCCAGCTTGCGCTGGGGGTCATCGTGGTCATTCCCATCATCGTGTTCCCGCTCGTTGCCATGGGGCGGCGCATGAAAAACGTGTCGCGGGTGACCCAGGATACGCTGGCCGATCTTTCGGCCATGGTCACCGAGACGCTGTCCTCGGTCAAAACCGTCAAGTCCTTCGTGCAGGAGGAAAGCCAGCAACAGCTTTTCCAGGGCTATGCGGAAACCACCTATCGGGCCGAGCTCAAGCGGCTTCTGACGCGCTCGCTGCTCATCGGGATTGTGATGTTTGTCACCATGTCGGCGCTGGTGGTGCTGGTCTGGCTGGGCAGCCAGGCCGTGTTTGCGGGGATGATCAGTGTTGGCGAAGTCGTCCAGTTCGCCATCTATGCGGTGATTGCCACAAGTGCGCTCACCAATATGAGCGACCTGTTTGGCACGCTCCAGCAAGTGTCGGGGGCCACCGAGCGGCTGATCGAATTGCTCGATACGCGCTCGAGCCTGCCGATCCGTCCCGATCCGGTGGCCATGCCTGTGCCGCCGTTGGGCAAGGTGGCGTTCGAGGGCGTCGATTTCTCCTATATGACGCGCGACGATGCGCCGATCCTCTCGCAATTGTCCTTTGCCGTCGAGCCGGGTGAAACCGTGGCGCTTGTCGGCGCGTCGGGAGCAGGAAAATCGACGGTTTTTGCGCTGTTGCAGCGGTTCTACGACGTCAATTCGGGCGCCATCATCGTCGACGGTGTCGATGTGCGCGATGCCGATCCGGCCGATCTGCGCCAGCGGTTTGCCTCGGTCGATCAGGAGCCGGTGATCTTTGCCGGCTCGATCACCGATAATATCCGCTTTGCCAAGCCCGATGCCACGATGGCGGAAATCCGCACCGCGGCCGATGCGGCGTTGGTTACCGGGTTTGTCGAAGACCTCCCCAAAGGGTTCGATACGCTGGTGGGCGAGCGCGGTGTCATGCTGTCTGGTGGGCAAAAGCAGCGGGTGGCGATTGCCCGGGCGTTGCTCAAGGATGCGCCGATCCTGTTGCTCGACGAGGCGACGAGCGCACTCGATGCGCAGAGCGAGCATCTCGTCCAGCAGGCGCTCGAACGCCTTATGGAAGGACGGACCACGCTGGTCATTGCCCACCGGCTGGCGACGATCCGCAACGCCGACCGCATCCTGGTGCTCGAAAAAGGGCAGTTGATCGACGAGGGAACGCACGGCCAATTGGTCAAGAAGGGCGGCCGTTACGCCGAGTTGGCCAAGCTCCAGTTCCGGCTCAACGAGGAGGCTCTGGCGGCAGGTTAG
- a CDS encoding GFA family protein: MEQVTGQCLCGAVKITANGKPDRVGLCHCLDCRKHHGALFYAAAIFAQDAVSIAGQTQAYQGRHFCPRCGSSVFARSGDEIEVHLGILDTPDLFTPTYENWTIRREAWLPPFPLTAHYERDREQ; encoded by the coding sequence ATGGAGCAGGTCACCGGCCAATGCCTGTGCGGTGCGGTCAAGATCACCGCCAACGGCAAACCTGACCGGGTGGGCCTGTGCCATTGCCTCGATTGTCGCAAGCATCACGGCGCGTTGTTTTACGCCGCCGCGATCTTCGCCCAGGATGCAGTGAGCATCGCCGGGCAGACCCAAGCCTATCAGGGCCGCCACTTCTGTCCGCGCTGCGGCTCGTCCGTCTTTGCCCGGTCGGGCGACGAGATCGAAGTGCATCTGGGCATTCTGGACACGCCCGACCTTTTTACACCCACCTATGAGAACTGGACGATCCGGCGCGAGGCCTGGTTGCCGCCCTTCCCGCTCACGGCACACTACGAACGCGATCGCGAGCAATAG
- a CDS encoding peptidoglycan -binding protein — protein MALVRGRSSAERPSYWPGYVDALSSLLLVIIFLLSLFMIAQFFLNQEILGRDTALSRLNAQIAELTELLQLERANSEELELSISSLSATLSGVEAERDSLQDQLAGLGDGIADYDSTIAGLETELSEERELSSEAQAQVALLNQQLAALRQQIGALEAALEASELRDTESRTQIADLGRRLNLALAQRVQDLSRYRSDFFGRLREILEGRSDVQVVGDRFVFQSEVLFDAGQAQISTEGQSQISALADAILELETEIPADIPWVLRIDGHTDRRPISTPQFPSNWELSAARAISVAKLLVEQGVSPNRLVAAGFGEYAPLDPADNDEAYRRNRRIEFKLTEA, from the coding sequence ATGGCACTCGTCCGCGGACGCTCTTCTGCTGAACGCCCCAGCTACTGGCCCGGCTATGTCGACGCGCTGTCGAGCCTGTTGCTGGTCATCATCTTCCTGCTCTCACTGTTCATGATCGCCCAGTTCTTCCTTAACCAGGAAATCCTTGGCCGCGACACGGCACTGTCCCGGCTCAATGCCCAGATTGCCGAGTTGACCGAACTGCTCCAGCTCGAACGCGCCAATTCCGAGGAACTCGAGCTTTCCATTTCCTCGCTCTCGGCAACGCTTTCCGGCGTCGAGGCCGAGCGCGACAGCCTGCAAGACCAGTTGGCCGGGCTGGGCGATGGCATCGCCGATTATGATTCCACCATCGCCGGGCTCGAAACCGAATTGTCCGAAGAGCGCGAGCTGTCCTCGGAAGCCCAGGCGCAGGTCGCCCTGCTCAACCAGCAGCTTGCCGCGTTACGCCAGCAGATCGGTGCCCTCGAAGCGGCACTGGAGGCGTCCGAACTGCGCGACACCGAGAGCCGCACCCAGATCGCCGATCTGGGGCGCCGTCTCAACCTCGCCCTCGCCCAGCGTGTGCAGGACCTTTCGCGCTACCGCTCGGATTTTTTCGGCCGCTTGCGCGAAATCCTTGAAGGACGGTCCGACGTGCAGGTGGTTGGCGATCGTTTCGTCTTCCAGTCCGAAGTTCTTTTTGACGCCGGACAGGCCCAGATTTCCACCGAGGGACAATCCCAGATCAGCGCGCTCGCCGATGCCATTCTCGAGCTGGAAACCGAAATTCCCGCCGACATTCCCTGGGTGTTGCGCATCGATGGACACACCGACCGCCGCCCGATTTCAACCCCCCAGTTCCCTTCGAACTGGGAGCTTTCGGCGGCGCGCGCTATTTCGGTCGCCAAGCTTTTGGTCGAACAGGGTGTGTCGCCCAATCGGCTGGTGGCAGCAGGGTTCGGTGAATATGCCCCTCTTGACCCTGCCGACAACGACGAGGCCTACCGCCGCAACCGGCGTATCGAATTCAAGCTGACCGAGGCCTAG
- a CDS encoding flagellar motor protein MotA encodes MTQSYDPYRLANPSVYLIKMVIFLVLVAMVAIILLPQLLDAFWSNPFINGMILFVLLVGIILSFRQVIRLFPEVNWVNSLQEGNAGQLRRAPVLLAPVAAIMRDRLGETVITPASMRSILDSVGIRLDEAKDTARYLTGLLVFLGLLGTFYGLLQTVGAVSGVIQNLDVTSGDTTNIFGNLKDGLEAPLGGMSIAFASSLFGLSGSLVLGFLDLQAGQAQNAFYTDLEDWMSSMTELDHPIATMQANNFGVSGPEMQQMFERLGATMQTQNSSQNAIRAMAELAKGIDGLVKHIRAEQEDLRAHIAEQAEVNKRLTTLIDTLLQDNDRPRDGQN; translated from the coding sequence ATGACGCAATCATACGACCCGTATCGCCTCGCCAATCCTTCGGTCTATCTCATCAAGATGGTGATTTTCCTCGTCCTCGTGGCGATGGTCGCAATCATCCTTCTGCCGCAACTGCTCGACGCGTTCTGGTCCAACCCGTTCATCAACGGCATGATCCTGTTCGTTCTGCTGGTCGGCATCATCCTGTCCTTCCGGCAGGTGATCCGCCTGTTCCCCGAGGTCAATTGGGTCAATTCGCTCCAGGAGGGCAATGCCGGCCAATTGCGCCGCGCGCCCGTCCTGCTCGCGCCCGTCGCTGCGATCATGCGCGACCGCCTCGGCGAGACTGTGATTACCCCCGCTTCCATGCGTTCGATCCTTGATTCGGTGGGCATTCGGCTCGATGAAGCCAAGGATACGGCGCGCTATCTTACCGGCCTGCTGGTCTTCCTGGGCCTGCTCGGCACATTCTACGGCCTGCTCCAGACAGTGGGCGCCGTCTCCGGCGTCATTCAGAACCTCGACGTCACATCGGGAGACACCACAAACATCTTCGGCAATCTCAAGGATGGGCTCGAGGCCCCGCTGGGCGGCATGTCGATCGCCTTTGCGTCCTCGCTGTTCGGCCTGTCAGGATCTCTGGTGCTGGGGTTTTTGGACCTGCAGGCCGGCCAGGCCCAGAACGCGTTCTATACCGATCTCGAGGACTGGATGAGCTCGATGACCGAGCTCGATCATCCCATCGCCACAATGCAAGCCAACAATTTCGGCGTATCCGGCCCCGAAATGCAGCAGATGTTCGAACGGCTCGGCGCGACGATGCAGACCCAGAACTCCTCCCAGAACGCCATTCGCGCCATGGCCGAGCTGGCCAAGGGAATCGACGGGCTGGTCAAGCACATAAGGGCCGAACAGGAAGATCTGCGCGCCCACATCGCCGAACAGGCCGAGGTCAACAAGCGTCTCACGACGCTGATCGACACCCTGTTGCAGGACAATGACCGTCCCCGCGACGGCCAGAACTAG
- a CDS encoding inositol monophosphatase family protein, producing MARSALMNIMVNTAMKAGRGLIRDFGEVENLQVSRKGPADYVSVADKRSEKIVMDELMKARPTYSFLMEEGGEIKGTDGMHRWIVDPIDGTTNFLHGVPIFAVAIALERNDEIVSSVIYNPVMDELFTAEKGNGAWLNNRRLRVAGRKHLSEALMCTGINSQGRALDALQLRQLAHITPAVSGIRRSGSISMDLAWLAAGRFDGVWEAGLKPWDVAPGLLLVKEAGGFLTDFAGGNDAVAKGEVVAGNELIQRELLKAIQAVK from the coding sequence ATGGCTCGCTCAGCGCTGATGAACATCATGGTCAACACAGCCATGAAAGCCGGCAGGGGCCTGATCCGCGATTTCGGCGAAGTCGAAAACCTGCAGGTCTCGCGCAAGGGGCCGGCCGATTACGTTTCGGTTGCCGACAAGCGCTCCGAAAAGATCGTCATGGACGAGTTGATGAAGGCCCGTCCCACCTATTCCTTCCTGATGGAAGAAGGCGGGGAAATCAAGGGCACCGACGGTATGCACCGCTGGATCGTCGACCCCATCGACGGGACGACCAATTTCCTGCACGGCGTGCCCATTTTTGCCGTCGCCATCGCGCTCGAACGCAATGACGAGATCGTCTCCTCGGTCATCTACAACCCGGTGATGGACGAATTGTTCACCGCCGAAAAGGGCAATGGCGCCTGGCTCAACAACCGCCGCCTGCGCGTTGCCGGCCGCAAGCATCTTTCCGAAGCGCTCATGTGCACGGGCATCAACTCGCAGGGCCGGGCGCTCGACGCATTGCAATTGCGCCAGCTGGCTCACATCACCCCCGCCGTTTCGGGTATCCGGCGCTCTGGCTCGATCTCGATGGATCTGGCATGGCTGGCCGCCGGGCGGTTCGATGGGGTCTGGGAAGCGGGCCTGAAGCCCTGGGACGTCGCGCCGGGCCTGCTGCTTGTCAAGGAAGCCGGCGGCTTCCTGACCGACTTTGCCGGTGGCAATGATGCGGTTGCCAAGGGCGAAGTGGTCGCCGGCAACGAGCTTATCCAGCGCGAACTGCTCAAGGCCATCCAGGCGGTGAAATAG
- the efp gene encoding elongation factor P, whose protein sequence is MKINGNEIRPGNVIMHQDRLWVAVKVDHVKPGKGGAYAQVELKAIQGTTKLNERFRSAETVERVTLEQRDFQYLYAQGDALVFMNTESYEQIELATDFVGERAAFLQDGMMVTVEMYEETPLGVQLPAQVTLEVTDTEPVVKGQTAANSFKPATLENGVKTMVPPFVGIGQKIIVDTTEVTYIRRAD, encoded by the coding sequence ATGAAGATCAACGGTAACGAAATCCGTCCCGGCAACGTGATCATGCATCAGGACCGCCTCTGGGTCGCGGTCAAGGTCGATCACGTCAAGCCCGGCAAGGGCGGCGCCTATGCGCAGGTCGAACTCAAGGCCATTCAGGGCACCACCAAGCTCAACGAACGCTTCCGTTCGGCCGAGACGGTCGAGCGCGTGACGCTCGAACAGCGCGATTTCCAGTATCTTTATGCCCAGGGCGACGCTCTGGTGTTCATGAACACCGAAAGCTATGAGCAGATCGAACTGGCCACCGATTTCGTCGGCGAGCGCGCCGCCTTCCTTCAGGATGGCATGATGGTGACCGTCGAAATGTACGAAGAGACGCCCCTTGGCGTGCAGCTTCCCGCGCAGGTGACCCTCGAAGTCACCGACACCGAGCCGGTGGTCAAGGGCCAGACCGCGGCCAATTCCTTCAAGCCCGCAACGCTCGAAAACGGCGTCAAGACAATGGTCCCGCCCTTTGTCGGCATCGGCCAGAAGATCATCGTCGATACCACTGAAGTGACCTATATCCGCCGCGCGGATTGA
- a CDS encoding tetratricopeptide repeat protein, with the protein MRLSATLLAGLMALSPVVAVAQSQQMDEALDISRMLLNPPEGVDLAYGAFQRGYYLTALRLAERRAATGDAVAQTLIAEIHANGLGVPQDIPRAITWYAQADQNGDIQATFQLAMIYQTGTGVPRNRERAAALFQKAADGGHMAAKYNLGLLHVEGTYAEPSLVQAAELIGEAAEAGLPEAQYDYAIMLLEGAGVAPDTAGALDLLEMAAEQGLPEAQVEYATLLYMGAHDGTRDAQGAARWYGRAAEAGNAVGQVRYAMMLAAAEGVAEDIETAAMYRTLARRQGLTEDALEQMLRGIAPETLARAEERARYWPGVPPSENAAADTGQAPAGVSLPNTLDTPPILLDGLTDSR; encoded by the coding sequence ATGAGACTGTCAGCAACACTCCTTGCCGGGCTTATGGCGCTCTCCCCCGTCGTGGCCGTTGCCCAAAGCCAGCAGATGGACGAAGCGCTCGACATCTCGCGCATGCTGCTCAACCCGCCCGAGGGCGTCGATCTGGCCTATGGCGCCTTCCAGCGCGGCTACTATCTGACCGCCCTGCGGCTGGCCGAACGTCGCGCCGCGACCGGCGATGCCGTGGCGCAGACCCTGATCGCGGAAATCCACGCCAATGGGCTCGGCGTGCCACAGGATATCCCACGCGCCATCACCTGGTACGCCCAGGCCGACCAGAACGGTGACATTCAGGCGACGTTCCAGCTCGCCATGATCTATCAGACCGGCACTGGCGTGCCACGCAATCGCGAACGCGCCGCCGCGCTGTTCCAAAAGGCCGCCGATGGCGGGCATATGGCGGCCAAGTACAATCTGGGCCTGCTCCATGTGGAGGGAACCTATGCCGAACCCAGTCTCGTCCAGGCGGCCGAGTTGATCGGGGAGGCGGCCGAAGCGGGGCTTCCCGAAGCGCAATATGACTATGCCATCATGCTGCTCGAGGGCGCCGGGGTCGCGCCCGATACCGCCGGGGCACTCGATCTCCTCGAAATGGCCGCCGAACAGGGCCTGCCCGAAGCCCAGGTCGAATACGCAACCTTGCTCTATATGGGTGCCCATGACGGCACCCGCGATGCCCAGGGTGCTGCGCGCTGGTATGGCCGCGCCGCCGAGGCCGGAAATGCAGTGGGTCAGGTGCGCTACGCGATGATGCTGGCCGCTGCCGAAGGTGTCGCCGAAGATATCGAGACCGCCGCCATGTACCGCACCCTGGCCCGCAGGCAGGGTTTGACCGAGGACGCACTCGAACAGATGCTGCGCGGCATCGCCCCGGAGACCCTCGCCCGTGCCGAAGAACGGGCCCGCTATTGGCCCGGCGTTCCACCCTCGGAAAATGCCGCTGCCGATACCGGGCAGGCCCCCGCCGGGGTCTCGCTTCCCAATACCCTGGATACCCCGCCCATTCTTCTCGACGGGCTTACCGACTCCCGATGA
- a CDS encoding thiamine phosphate synthase translates to MAEIFLIAEPEIDVERLEATLARVPAAALLLKAGEEDDFAYTDRAKTLAKIAQKTNCAVLLDNRPDLVRKAYVDGVHMSGGIKALREALDALKPDFIVGTGDIGSRHEAMTRGELEIDYLMFGDRTDVDGREMADWWAETFEVPSVFCADLSQDLSGLKSEFAAFVQADWDKIAPGDAT, encoded by the coding sequence ATGGCAGAAATATTCCTGATTGCAGAGCCGGAGATCGATGTTGAACGGCTCGAAGCGACTTTGGCACGCGTGCCGGCTGCGGCGCTGTTGCTCAAGGCTGGCGAGGAGGACGATTTCGCCTATACCGACCGCGCAAAGACGCTGGCCAAAATCGCTCAGAAAACCAATTGCGCCGTACTGCTCGACAACCGGCCCGATCTGGTCAGGAAAGCCTATGTGGATGGCGTGCACATGTCGGGCGGCATCAAGGCACTGCGCGAAGCGTTGGACGCACTCAAGCCCGATTTCATCGTGGGCACCGGCGATATCGGCTCGCGACACGAGGCCATGACCCGGGGCGAGCTCGAGATCGACTATTTGATGTTTGGCGACCGCACCGATGTCGACGGGCGCGAGATGGCCGATTGGTGGGCCGAAACCTTCGAGGTGCCCTCGGTTTTTTGCGCCGACCTCTCACAGGACCTTTCCGGCCTCAAATCCGAATTTGCCGCATTCGTGCAGGCCGACTGGGACAAGATTGCCCCCGGAGACGCCACATGA